Proteins from a genomic interval of Uloborus diversus isolate 005 chromosome 4, Udiv.v.3.1, whole genome shotgun sequence:
- the LOC129220541 gene encoding sulfotransferase ssu-1-like gives MKTYKVVEVDGFKLPPSFDADVFRAACRHKPKEGDVVIATYPKCGTTWTIQIVSLILQGGKPPTTAEEYFKSNLFMEMTNLEKIENKDKSCILKTHLPFDRINFSPEAKYIYVARLPSDCVVSFYHHVRFFPIYCFSDGTFDDFFELFIRGQVDFEDYFDNVLSWYEQKDKPNVMFLTYEAMKQDTKGAILKIAKFLGEDYYNSLIADDGKVLNDVLKYSSFDFMKETIGTFWNDGFTGATPKEFVEGSVVMKNYAKLMEDAAKEGHSSVGSFVRKGKVGEGKILLSEEQKKRLDARTKEKWGNSDVLKLWQNVVDESVSG, from the coding sequence ATGAAAACCTACAAGGTTGTTGAAGTGGACGGTTTCAAGCTGCCACCTAGCTTCGATGCTGATGTATTCAGAGCTGCCTGCAGACATAAACCTAAGGAAGGAGATGTAGTCATCGCTACTTATCCAAAATGTGGCACTACCTGGACCATACAAATAGTTTCCTTGATCTTGCAAGGAGGGAAGCCTCCCACCACAGCTGAAGAGTACTTCAAGTCGAATTTATTTATGGAAATgacaaatttagagaaaatagaGAATAAAGACAAGTCTTGCATTCTGAAAACCCACTTGCCATTTGACCGAATCAATTTCTCTCCCGAAGCTAAGTATATCTATGTCGCTAGGTTGCCCTCCGACTGCGTAGTCTCTTTTTACCACCATGTCAGATTCTTTCCGATCTACTGTTTCTCTGACGGTACATTCGATGATTTCTTCGAACTTTTTATCAGAGGTCAAGTTGATTTTGAAGATTACTTCGACAACGTGCTTTCTTGGTATGAACAAAAAGATAAACCAAATGTTATGTTCTTGACTTACGAGGCGATGAAGCAAGACACCAAGGGAGCGATACTTAAAATCGCAAAATTCCTTGGCGAAGATTATTACAACAGTTTAATAGCTGATGATGGGAAAGTTTTGAATGATGTGTTAAAATACAGTAGTTTTGATTTCATGAAAGAAACTATTGGGACTTTTTGGAATGATGGTTTTACGGGCGCTACGCCTAAAGAATTTGTTGAAGGCAGTGTGGTGATGAAAAATTATGCAAAGCTTATGGAAGATGCCGCAAAAGAGGGACACTCGTCAGTTGGAAGTTTTGTTAGGAAGGGCAAAGTTGGGGAAGGGAAAATACTTCTTTCAGAAGAACAGAAGAAACGCCTGGATGCTAGAACGAAAGAAAAGTGGGGAAATtctgatgttttaaaattatggcAAAATGTGGTAGATGAAAGCGTTTCAGGATAA